The stretch of DNA TTTGACGGCTGCCTCATCTGCAAACAGAGCAATGATGATGTTTGTGTCTAACAAGTATCTACCACTCATCGGTGTCAACCTGCTCACAATCCTGTTCTATTGCTTCGCGCATCAACTGAATATCATCGGGTGGTATTGCACCTGCAAAACGTAGGAGTTGCCAACCTGGAACGCCTTGAGTGGTTGAACCTGCTAAGGCACGGGCAAATTCTAGCACCTGCCATTGCAAGTCTTGGGGCATAACTTTTAGTTGCTCAATTACCTGCTCAACGATAGATATATCCATCTTGCTCTCCTGCCCAGCATCATAGACTTATTCTAGTCAGGCTAGCGGTATCTAAAAAGAAAGCGCTCACACACTCAACCCCTTCCGTACCGTATGGCATCCTTAACTCGAACCTCAATCAGCAACTGAAGTTTTTTATTAGTTAGAGCTTAACTGCTGTACTTTTGTACCAATGCCATTGTCCTTTTGACCAATCCAGCTCGTTTGCGAGTTCGCAACCGCACCTTGGCATCCGCTACTACTGCTTCTTTCAACTCCGGTTTGGATTGCAACAAAGCTATTGCTGCTTCAATAAACGTTTCTGGCGTAATCTCCTCCTCGTCACACACTCGCAGTAAATCAGCTCTGATTCCTTGCTCTAAATGAACAGCCAACCGCTTCCCCACCTGTGGCAGGTTGTCTAACTCCGCCTGTAATCGCTGTAACTCTTGAGGCTCAGCATTAGTTTGAGCAGAGTCGTCGGCATCACTAATTTCACTCTTGTCAGCAGCTTCCTCCTCCACCTCAAGAGAGCGCTTGAGCGAGAGTGAAGTATCGCGGGGAGTTACCTTAGGGCGCGATTTGGATGTAATCAGCGAACGAATGTCAGGATTTGTCATGCTTACCGTCCAACGAATAAATCTTGTCTACTAGAACCTCAATGGGATAAGCCAAATCCTCTTGCCCCATTTCGTGCAGCGTCAGTCCTCGGTTAATGGCTTGCTTGAACTTCTCCGACTCGCGAATCGATGGCAGCACCAAATCTTCTTCAAACCATTGGCTAGTAATTTGCTTCATGGACTCAATGTTGCTCTCACTTTCCGTCGTGCGGCGTAACCCTACCCAGCGATCGCGAAACGGAACTACACCCAAAACCCTCCCCCCAAACGTCTCATCCTCTTCCTTGAGTTCATTAATCAACTCCAGAGTGCGAATCAACGATTGTAAGCCCTTTACCGACGCTTCAACCGGAATCATCAACCCATCAGACGCACCAATTACCGTCAGGGAAATTTGCGATCGCTGCGGGGGTGCATCAATGATGCAATAGTTAAAGAGTTTAGCAACACTCTTGAGCCGTCGCCCCAGTGTCAAAGCACCCGTGCCGCTACCTGCCAGATAATCTTGCACCGTGTCCAGAGCGTCATCAGAGGGAATCAAAAACAGATTGTTGTACCTCGTTTCGTAAATCCCATCCTTAGTATCGACTTGCTTTTTGAGAACTTCGAGCAAAGTGGGGCTATCGGGTTCCACAGTGAAACCCAAGAAAGTCGTCAGGCTGCTCTGAGGATCGGCATCGATCGCCAAAACCGTATGTCCCTTCGCGGCTAATAGACGAGCCACGAACAAAACCATTGTCGTCTTCCCCTGACCACCAGCCAAGGATATGGAACTGACTGTCTGCATCGTTGAACAAGTGACGCGGTGAGCGTCAGCAGATATTCATTAAGTATACATTGAAGAGTTGAATTTTGTAAAATATGCAAAACTGAAGAAATGCAAAACTTTTAAACTGACTAATTGTAAAACTGCACTTTTGAAAAAATGCATTTTGCCAGACCGACCGCGCAGACGGTCAACTCTTGGTACAGTGAGGGAGAACGATAGAGCTGACAACGGATACGTAGTCCTGCAATCGTCTCCCTTGGATGTGTCTCTTGAACCCAGATGAGACTCAGATTTGCTTGCACCTATGCCTAGGGGGTTTCGTTGTGGTCAATTAACCATCAGGATAGTGTTAAGACCAAAATCGACACCAACGAGCTGCGGCTTAGATTTCATACTACCGAGGGATAGTTCATGTGCGGAATTGTGGCATTCCTGTCGTTTCAAGATTCTATTGACTCCGAGTCTTTGAAACGGGCAACTCAACGCTTACATCATCGGGGACCGGACGGACAGAAGTGTTGGATTTCCCCGACACGACGTGTTGGGTTGGGGCACGCCCGACTCAGCATTATTGATCTCAAAACAGGCGACCAGCCGATTTCTAACCAAAACAACAATCTACATATTGTTGTTAACGGAGAGTTTTATGACTTTGAACGAATACAGCAGGACTTAGAGCGATGGGGCTACCAACTACGTACCCATTCTGATAGCGAGATAGCTCTTCATCTTTACGACGAGTTTGGTACGCAATGCCTGCATCATTTACGGGGCGAATTTGCGTTTGTGCTTTGGGACGAAAGAAATCAGCTACTATTTGCAGCTCGCGATCGTTTTGGGATTAAGCCACTGTACTACACCGTGGAAAGAGGCATCCTTTATTTGGCCTCCGAAGTCAAGGCGTTATTTGCGGCTGGTGTGACTGCGCGTTGGGATCATGAGTCCTTTTTTCAGGCCGACAGCGGTCTATTAGATCCAGCTCGTACCTTATTTCAAAATATTTATCAGGTGCCACCAGGTCACTTTCTTTTGGCCTCGCCCCATAGTATCCAATTGAAGAGCTACTGGGATTTTAATTATCCCCGAATCGGGGATGAGGTTCCTCAATACAGTGAACATGAATACATCGAAAAACTCCGGTACACCTTGAATGAAGCCATTCGACTTCGGTTGCGAGCTGACGTGCCAGTGGGTTGCTATCTGAGTGGCGGACTTGATTCATCGGCTGTGTTGGGTATAGCAGCTACGCATACTTCGACTCCGCTCCAGGCATTCACTATCTCCTTTAACCAAGCTGCCTATGACGAAAAGACTATTGCTCAGTCAACAGCCGCCTATACGGGCACAAATATCCAGCTAATTCCAGTTAGTCAATCTGACTTCGCTGAACATTTTGCGGACACAGTTTGGCACGGTGAGATGTTCTGCATAAACACCCATACCGTTGCCAAGTACATATTGAGCAAGGCTGCACGCGATGCAGGCTACAAAGTAGTGCTAACTGGCGAAGGTGCCGATGAAATCTTCGCAGGATACGCCCATTTCCGCCAAGATATGTTGCTTTACAACACGAAAGGGCAAGACGAAAAAGAAATAAAACGACTATTAGAAGAGTTACGCTTAAACAATACGGTCTCAATGGGTATCCTTTTACCTAATGAGACATCTACACCACTGCCCAATGTGCAGCGACTCTTAGGTTTTGTACCGACCTGGATGGAAACAACTGCCGCAGGTAGTCTCAAGGGTCGCGCTCTCTACGCACCTGAATTTGCTGCCCAGTTTTCACAGCGAGACGCCTTTCGTGTCTTTTTCAACGGAGTAGATGTACAGGGTCAACTCTCTCAACGGGAGCCTGTAAACCAATCACTCTATTTGTGGTCGAAAACAGCGCTACCGAACTATCTTCTGCGAATGCTGGGAGACGGAGTGGAGATGGCACACTCTATTGAAGGGCGTCTGCCCTTTCTTGACCATCATGTGGTTGAATTGGTGCGTGAGCTTCCCGTTTCACTCAAGATTCGTGGTATGACTGAAAAATATGTACTGCGAGAAGCCGCTCGTCCCTACTTAACCGATACGGTTTACTCCCGCGAAAAGCACCCGTTCTTTGCTCCGCCTTCTACCTCTCAACTGAACTCTCCATTGCAGGAATTGCTCCAAGATACGCTGCGAGATCCAATTAAAGGCTCACTACCCTTCTATGACCAAGCCAAGGTGATCGCACTGTTAGATCAACTCCCTGAAATGGCTGATAGTACACGTACTTCAATAGATCCAGTTTTGATGAAGATGTTGAGTGCTTGTGTCCTTCAAGAACGGTTTGGACTGGCGTAGATGGAAATTCTTATGCTCAACTCGCTATTCATAAAATCACCGTTGAGCAACTCTCTACTGTCAATACTAATCCTTGGGTGAAAAACGAATGAAGTTATCCGATTTATCCCCAGAAGTCCTTGAAAAAGTTAAGCCAGTGCGATGGGACAGGATTATTGAGAAGCACGAAGGTCCAGAGGATTGGGAGTCGGTTCTAAGATACTACGAACCCGAATTCCTGGAAATTGAGGGACGTTGGGTGCTTCTGCCCGTCGAGAAATCACACCATCCAAATATCACGATTTTGCGTAGTATTTGGAGTGCAGATGGAAACTCGCTGACGCTGTTTCTCCAGGATACCACCTATGAAGACGACCCCTTTTTCTCTGGTTTTATGGCGGTCTGCGATCGCCTCAAGGGAGAAGACTTCTTTCTAGCAATTTTATATCACGAATGGTTTGTTATTGAAAGGGCGGAAGTTTTTGAACCCTGACCAACATATGGCGAAACCTGATAACCAACTAGAAACCTTTCATGCCACAAATCGCCAACAATGGCGGGAATGGTTGGAGAAAAACCATCACACTTCTCTTGGTGTATGGCTCATCTACTACAAAGTAAAAAGTGGTAAGCCCAGCATTCGATATAGTGAAGCGGTAAAAGAAGCCTTATGCTTTGGTTGGATTGACAGTAAAGTCAAATCCTTAGACTCAGAACGTTATATGCAAATATTTACACCCCGAAAACCGAAAAGCGTCTGGTCAAAATTAAATAAGCAATATATTGAAGAACTCATAGAACAAGGGTTGATGACACCGTCGGGTCTTGAAAAAATTGAAGCGGCAAAACAAGATGGTTCATGGAACACGTTAGATGCGATAGAAGAGTTAATAATTCCGGCAGACTTAAAGCAAGCCTTAGAAGCCAACGAAGCGGCTAATAGGTATTTTGAGGCATTGAGTAACTCATCTAAAAAGAATATCCTCTTTTGGATTGAAAGTGCTAAACGTCCGGAGACAAGGTTGAGGAGAATTGAGCAAACTATCAGCTCAGCCGTGCAGAACAAAAATCCCTTGGCACGAGGTTGATACACATAAGCTTAATAAAAAAAAGCCTAGTTGCTCATGAGCAACCAGACTCAATACTTAGTGAATGTTACTACCTAAAAGAATCGGTTAGGCAGCAGCTTCCTCCAAATTAACTTTGACGACCTTATTCTTTTCTTCTTCAGACTTGGGCAGTGTCAGACTCAGGATACCGTCTTTGTACTCAGCCTGTACTTGGGTGTTTTGAATGCGAGCGGGTAAAGGAATCACACGCTGGAATTTACCGTAGTGGAATTCGCTCTTGGTTACGCCGTTCTCTTCGGTTTTAGTTTCTTCCTTACGCTCACCGCTGATGGAAACAGCATTCTCTGTAACTTGCACGTCCAAATCTTTGGCTTCGATTCCTGGTACTTCCAGTTTCAGATGGATAGCATCTTTTGTCTCTTCCATCTCAGCAGCAGGAACTCTTACCAAGCTTCTTTCCCAACCTGTAGCAGGTACTAGAGTCTCATCAAACAAGCGGTTCATTTGCTGTTGTAGAGTAGCCATTTCTCGCCAGGGATTCCAACGAACTAATGCCATAGTTGTTACTTGCTCTTAACGCTTCAGTCTTGTATCTTTGCCTTTGATTTTTATGTTATTCAGGACAAAAGCCTGTGCAATTCGGTTTTAACACCTAAATTAATGATGATTACCGTCCAGAATTTAAGCTTAATAAGAAGTACGGAAAACTGAAAAACTCCCGGTTCGGTAAACTCGATAAAAATCTAGATTTCCTAAGTTTCTCTAGAAATAAAGCTCTGGTTGCTGCTGA from Allocoleopsis franciscana PCC 7113 encodes:
- a CDS encoding ParA family protein; translation: MQTVSSISLAGGQGKTTMVLFVARLLAAKGHTVLAIDADPQSSLTTFLGFTVEPDSPTLLEVLKKQVDTKDGIYETRYNNLFLIPSDDALDTVQDYLAGSGTGALTLGRRLKSVAKLFNYCIIDAPPQRSQISLTVIGASDGLMIPVEASVKGLQSLIRTLELINELKEEDETFGGRVLGVVPFRDRWVGLRRTTESESNIESMKQITSQWFEEDLVLPSIRESEKFKQAINRGLTLHEMGQEDLAYPIEVLVDKIYSLDGKHDKS
- the asnB gene encoding asparagine synthase (glutamine-hydrolyzing) encodes the protein MCGIVAFLSFQDSIDSESLKRATQRLHHRGPDGQKCWISPTRRVGLGHARLSIIDLKTGDQPISNQNNNLHIVVNGEFYDFERIQQDLERWGYQLRTHSDSEIALHLYDEFGTQCLHHLRGEFAFVLWDERNQLLFAARDRFGIKPLYYTVERGILYLASEVKALFAAGVTARWDHESFFQADSGLLDPARTLFQNIYQVPPGHFLLASPHSIQLKSYWDFNYPRIGDEVPQYSEHEYIEKLRYTLNEAIRLRLRADVPVGCYLSGGLDSSAVLGIAATHTSTPLQAFTISFNQAAYDEKTIAQSTAAYTGTNIQLIPVSQSDFAEHFADTVWHGEMFCINTHTVAKYILSKAARDAGYKVVLTGEGADEIFAGYAHFRQDMLLYNTKGQDEKEIKRLLEELRLNNTVSMGILLPNETSTPLPNVQRLLGFVPTWMETTAAGSLKGRALYAPEFAAQFSQRDAFRVFFNGVDVQGQLSQREPVNQSLYLWSKTALPNYLLRMLGDGVEMAHSIEGRLPFLDHHVVELVRELPVSLKIRGMTEKYVLREAARPYLTDTVYSREKHPFFAPPSTSQLNSPLQELLQDTLRDPIKGSLPFYDQAKVIALLDQLPEMADSTRTSIDPVLMKMLSACVLQERFGLA
- a CDS encoding YdeI/OmpD-associated family protein, which encodes MAKPDNQLETFHATNRQQWREWLEKNHHTSLGVWLIYYKVKSGKPSIRYSEAVKEALCFGWIDSKVKSLDSERYMQIFTPRKPKSVWSKLNKQYIEELIEQGLMTPSGLEKIEAAKQDGSWNTLDAIEELIIPADLKQALEANEAANRYFEALSNSSKKNILFWIESAKRPETRLRRIEQTISSAVQNKNPLARG
- a CDS encoding Hsp20/alpha crystallin family protein; this encodes MALVRWNPWREMATLQQQMNRLFDETLVPATGWERSLVRVPAAEMEETKDAIHLKLEVPGIEAKDLDVQVTENAVSISGERKEETKTEENGVTKSEFHYGKFQRVIPLPARIQNTQVQAEYKDGILSLTLPKSEEEKNKVVKVNLEEAAA